The following proteins are co-located in the Micromonospora viridifaciens genome:
- the lepB gene encoding signal peptidase I, translated as MAVVALCVVAGVAAALYVLRQCYVEIRVDGQSMAPTLRDGERLLVRRWPRVIPQRGQVVVIRKPEPGGIWRPSAGWRPGSRHILMVKRVVAVPGDPVPPEWRQESPAESWGRADSGSPRVRDDNVVVLGDNRAASYDSRQFGPVPAASIIGVAVRRRSAGG; from the coding sequence ATGGCGGTGGTGGCACTCTGCGTGGTCGCTGGCGTGGCGGCGGCGCTTTACGTACTCCGACAGTGCTACGTCGAGATCCGGGTGGACGGTCAATCGATGGCGCCGACACTCCGCGACGGGGAACGGCTCCTGGTCCGACGTTGGCCCCGCGTGATCCCGCAGCGCGGCCAGGTGGTGGTCATCCGCAAGCCGGAGCCCGGCGGCATCTGGCGGCCGTCGGCCGGCTGGCGGCCAGGGTCCAGGCACATCCTGATGGTCAAGCGCGTGGTCGCGGTGCCGGGTGACCCCGTACCACCGGAGTGGCGGCAGGAATCGCCCGCCGAGTCCTGGGGACGGGCGGATTCGGGCAGCCCACGGGTACGCGATGACAACGTCGTGGTGCTCGGCGACAACCGCGCGGCCAGCTACGACTCCCGTCAGTTCGGGCCGGTGCCAGCCGCCAGCATCATCGGTGTGGCTGTCCGTCGACGGTCAGCCGGCGGCTGA
- a CDS encoding acyl-ACP desaturase: MTVLSQTALLHELEPVVEKNLDRHLSLAKEWFPHEYVPWSEGRTFDGPLGGEPWTEADSTLPEVARTALIVNLLTEDNLPSYHHEIASLFGRDGAWGTWVHRWTAEEGRHGTAIRDYLTVTRAVDPVALERARMVHMSAGYRNTHDDEVLHSLAYVSFQELATRISHRNTGRATADPICEALLARVAADENLHMVFYRNLLGAAFELAPSQAMRAVADVLADFQMPGVGIEGFARKSVAIALAGIYDLRQHRDEVVVPVLRQWNLFEATGLDADGEAARDQIAAHLATLETQASRFEERRAARAARLTPA, encoded by the coding sequence GTGACCGTGCTCAGCCAGACCGCCCTCCTCCACGAACTCGAACCTGTCGTCGAGAAGAACCTCGACCGGCACCTGTCGCTGGCGAAGGAGTGGTTCCCGCACGAGTACGTGCCGTGGAGCGAGGGGCGCACCTTCGACGGCCCGCTCGGCGGTGAACCGTGGACGGAGGCGGACTCGACGCTGCCCGAGGTGGCCCGGACCGCGCTGATCGTCAACCTGCTCACCGAGGACAACCTGCCCTCGTACCACCACGAGATCGCCAGCCTCTTCGGCCGGGACGGCGCGTGGGGCACCTGGGTGCACCGGTGGACCGCCGAGGAGGGGCGGCACGGCACCGCCATCCGCGACTACCTCACGGTGACCCGGGCGGTCGACCCGGTGGCCCTGGAACGGGCCCGGATGGTGCACATGTCGGCCGGCTACCGCAACACCCACGACGACGAGGTGCTGCACTCGCTGGCGTACGTCTCGTTCCAGGAACTGGCCACCCGGATCTCGCACCGCAACACCGGCCGGGCCACCGCCGACCCGATCTGCGAGGCGCTGCTGGCCCGGGTGGCGGCCGACGAGAACCTGCACATGGTCTTCTACCGCAACCTGCTGGGGGCGGCCTTCGAGTTGGCACCCAGCCAGGCCATGCGCGCGGTCGCCGACGTGCTGGCCGACTTCCAGATGCCGGGCGTCGGCATCGAGGGCTTCGCCCGCAAGTCGGTGGCGATCGCCCTGGCCGGCATCTACGACCTGCGCCAGCACCGGGACGAGGTGGTCGTCCCGGTGCTGCGGCAGTGGAACCTCTTCGAGGCGACCGGGCTGGACGCCGACGGCGAGGCCGCCCGCGACCAGATCGCCGCCCACCTGGCCACGCTGGAGACCCAGGCGTCCCGCTTCGAGGAGAGGCGCGCCGCCCGCGCCGCCCGCCTGACCCCGGCCTGA
- the hisS gene encoding histidine--tRNA ligase: MSKPTPISGFPEWTPAQRMIEQFVLDRIRATFELYGFAPLETRSVEPLDQLLRKGETSKEVYVLRRLQADPEPAGDDALGLHFDLTVPFARYVLENAGKLQFPFRRYQIQKVWRGERPQEGRYREFLQADIDIVDRDTLPAHYEAEMPLVIGDALRSLPIPPVRIQVNNRKICEGFYRGLGLTDPEAALRAVDKLDKIGPAKVAELLAETAGASEAQAKACLALAEISAPDASFADAVRALGVSDPLLEEGIAELTAVVETAAAHSPGLCVADLRIARGLDYYTGTVYETQMIGYERFGSICSGGRYDNLASSGNVRFPGVGISIGVTRLLGLLFGAEALSVSRSVPTCVLVAVTTEEERPASNRVADALRSRGIPTEVSPSAAKFGKQIRYAERRGIPYVWFPGAEGDEVKDIRSGEQVAAAAGEWTPPRADLKPLVGPASTGA; the protein is encoded by the coding sequence ATGAGCAAGCCCACGCCGATTTCCGGATTCCCCGAGTGGACGCCTGCCCAGCGGATGATCGAGCAGTTCGTTCTCGATCGAATCCGGGCCACGTTCGAGCTGTACGGCTTCGCGCCCCTCGAAACCCGCTCGGTCGAGCCCCTCGATCAGCTGCTGCGCAAGGGGGAGACCTCCAAGGAGGTCTACGTGCTGCGCCGGCTCCAGGCCGACCCGGAACCGGCCGGTGACGACGCGCTCGGCCTGCACTTCGACCTCACCGTGCCGTTCGCCCGCTACGTGCTGGAGAACGCCGGCAAGCTGCAGTTCCCGTTCCGCCGCTACCAGATCCAGAAGGTGTGGCGGGGGGAGCGTCCGCAGGAGGGGCGCTACCGGGAGTTCCTCCAGGCCGACATCGACATCGTCGACCGGGACACCCTGCCGGCCCACTACGAGGCCGAGATGCCGCTGGTGATCGGCGACGCGCTGCGCTCGTTGCCGATCCCGCCGGTGCGGATCCAGGTCAACAACCGCAAGATCTGTGAGGGGTTCTACCGGGGCCTCGGGCTGACCGACCCGGAGGCGGCGCTGCGCGCGGTCGACAAGCTCGACAAGATCGGTCCGGCGAAGGTGGCCGAGCTGCTGGCCGAGACGGCCGGGGCGAGCGAGGCGCAGGCCAAGGCGTGCCTCGCCCTGGCCGAGATCTCCGCCCCGGACGCCTCCTTCGCCGACGCGGTCCGCGCCCTCGGGGTGAGCGACCCGCTGCTGGAGGAGGGCATCGCGGAGCTGACCGCGGTGGTGGAGACCGCCGCCGCGCACTCGCCCGGCCTCTGCGTCGCCGACCTGCGCATCGCCCGTGGCCTGGACTACTACACCGGCACGGTCTACGAGACGCAGATGATCGGCTACGAGCGGTTCGGCTCGATCTGCTCCGGCGGCCGGTACGACAACCTGGCCAGCTCCGGCAACGTCCGCTTCCCGGGCGTGGGCATCTCCATCGGCGTGACCCGGCTGCTCGGCCTGCTCTTCGGCGCCGAGGCGCTGTCGGTGTCCCGGAGCGTGCCGACCTGCGTGCTGGTCGCGGTCACCACCGAGGAGGAGCGCCCGGCGAGCAACCGGGTCGCAGACGCGCTGCGCTCCCGGGGCATCCCCACCGAGGTGTCGCCGAGCGCCGCCAAGTTCGGCAAGCAGATCCGGTACGCCGAGCGGCGTGGCATCCCGTACGTCTGGTTCCCCGGCGCCGAGGGCGACGAGGTGAAGGACATCCGCTCCGGCGAGCAGGTGGCCGCGGCCGCGGGCGAGTGGACCCCGCCCCGGGCGGACCTGAAGCCGCTGGTGGGCCCCGCCTCGACTGGCGCCTGA
- a CDS encoding MBL fold metallo-hydrolase, which yields MLVAGFPADAFGTNCYVVATAPGEQCVVVDPGIGVLDRLDAVLAEHRLHPAAVLLTHGHLDHTFSVAPVCGARGIPAYVHPDDRELLADPSKALSMDLTQLFGGRLPYAEPEDVAELIDGATLSLAGLEITVDHAPGHTGGSVLFRMPGAGSPWEAEQICLSGDVLFAGSIGRTDLPGGSMPRMLTSLREKVLPLADDTVVLPGHGPATTIGRERASNPYLIEVAESGGARPAAPTRGL from the coding sequence GTGCTCGTGGCCGGCTTTCCCGCGGACGCCTTCGGCACCAACTGCTATGTGGTGGCGACCGCGCCGGGGGAGCAGTGCGTGGTGGTCGATCCCGGGATCGGGGTGCTGGACCGGCTCGACGCCGTGCTCGCCGAGCACCGCCTGCACCCGGCCGCCGTGCTACTCACCCACGGCCACCTCGACCACACCTTCTCGGTGGCGCCGGTCTGCGGCGCGCGCGGCATCCCCGCGTACGTGCACCCGGACGACCGGGAGTTGCTCGCCGACCCGTCGAAGGCGCTCTCGATGGACCTCACCCAGCTCTTCGGCGGCCGGCTGCCGTACGCCGAGCCGGAGGACGTGGCCGAGCTGATCGACGGCGCCACGCTCAGCCTCGCCGGGTTGGAGATCACCGTCGACCACGCCCCCGGCCATACCGGCGGGTCGGTGCTGTTCCGGATGCCCGGCGCCGGCTCGCCCTGGGAGGCCGAGCAGATCTGCCTCTCCGGTGACGTGCTCTTCGCCGGCTCGATCGGCCGCACCGACCTGCCGGGCGGCAGCATGCCCCGCATGCTGACCAGCCTCCGGGAGAAGGTCCTCCCGCTGGCCGACGACACCGTCGTCCTGCCCGGCCACGGCCCCGCGACCACCATCGGCCGCGAGCGCGCGAGCAACCCGTACCTCATCGAGGTGGCGGAGTCCGGCGGCGCGCGCCCGGCCGCGCCCACCCGCGGCCTCTGA
- a CDS encoding peptidylprolyl isomerase yields MASSRDRQRKLARAKLDRQLARRAARAKRRRQIQAGIGAAVVLALIVLGSAWALGAFDSKPEPKAAEDVCLWTPQDAGANTNLKDVGTPPTTGLPTSGTRTMTLTTNQGAPITAELDLTSAPCAGASISHLAGKSFYDNTKCHEITAEGALRCGDPSGTGFGGPAYTFSNEDVPDAPEASPSASPAPEQPPAYPKGTVAMIGSPPGANGSQFLIFLKDFNPETPAYSIVGKVTGGLDVVEKIGALETVDNGNGAKVKPKTDVVIQSLTVGEPNAAPAASPSAG; encoded by the coding sequence GTGGCTTCCAGCAGGGACCGGCAGCGCAAACTGGCGCGAGCCAAGCTCGACCGGCAGCTCGCCCGGCGGGCCGCCAGGGCGAAGCGCCGCCGGCAGATCCAGGCCGGGATCGGCGCCGCCGTGGTGCTCGCGCTGATCGTGCTCGGTTCGGCGTGGGCGCTCGGCGCGTTCGATTCGAAGCCGGAGCCGAAGGCCGCCGAGGACGTCTGCCTCTGGACCCCGCAGGACGCCGGCGCCAACACCAACCTCAAGGACGTCGGCACCCCGCCCACCACCGGCCTGCCCACCTCCGGCACGCGGACGATGACGCTCACCACCAACCAGGGCGCCCCGATCACCGCCGAGCTGGACCTGACCTCGGCGCCGTGCGCCGGCGCCAGCATCTCGCACCTGGCCGGCAAGTCGTTCTACGACAACACCAAGTGCCACGAGATCACCGCCGAAGGCGCGCTGCGCTGCGGCGACCCGAGCGGCACGGGCTTCGGCGGCCCGGCCTACACGTTCTCCAACGAAGACGTCCCCGACGCGCCGGAGGCGAGCCCGTCCGCCTCGCCGGCGCCGGAGCAGCCGCCGGCGTACCCGAAGGGCACGGTCGCCATGATCGGCAGCCCGCCGGGCGCCAACGGCAGCCAGTTCCTGATCTTCTTGAAGGACTTCAACCCGGAAACGCCGGCCTATTCGATCGTCGGCAAGGTCACCGGCGGGCTCGACGTGGTCGAGAAGATCGGCGCCCTGGAGACCGTGGACAATGGGAACGGGGCCAAGGTCAAGCCGAAGACGGACGTGGTGATCCAGAGCCTCACTGTCGGCGAGCCGAACGCCGCGCCCGCGGCGAGCCCCAGCGCCGGCTGA
- a CDS encoding peptidylprolyl isomerase — protein MTSTRERQRAAARARLEREMAERAAKARKRRQTQAIVGAAAVLVLVVAGTVWLATSLGGDDDKQQNTATAGYSQCVYTEVPKEGRPKQIKDVGLPPNQQANKGTQTMTIDTNLGPITAKLNRDQVPCTAGSFTHLASKGFFDNTKCHRLVTEGIKVLQCGDPSATGNGWRDTDGTGGPSYGLAEENLPTDKRPPYPDGVIAMANSGAPGSTGSQFFIVYGDSQLDPNYTVLGTITGGMDVVKQVAAAGDDGAFAQQAGGGHPKKEIVINKLTMSDIQGA, from the coding sequence GTGACGTCCACGAGAGAGCGGCAGCGCGCGGCGGCGCGGGCCCGACTCGAGCGGGAGATGGCCGAGCGCGCCGCCAAGGCCCGCAAGCGCCGGCAGACGCAGGCCATCGTCGGCGCGGCGGCCGTGCTGGTGCTCGTGGTCGCCGGCACCGTGTGGCTGGCCACCTCGCTCGGTGGTGACGACGACAAGCAGCAGAACACCGCCACGGCGGGTTACTCGCAGTGCGTCTACACGGAGGTCCCCAAGGAGGGCCGCCCCAAGCAGATCAAGGACGTCGGGCTGCCCCCGAACCAGCAGGCGAACAAGGGCACCCAGACGATGACGATCGACACCAACCTGGGCCCGATCACCGCGAAGCTCAACCGCGACCAGGTGCCCTGCACCGCCGGCAGCTTCACCCACCTGGCCAGCAAGGGCTTCTTCGACAACACCAAGTGCCACCGGCTGGTGACCGAGGGCATCAAGGTGCTCCAGTGCGGCGACCCGAGCGCGACGGGCAACGGCTGGCGGGACACCGACGGCACCGGCGGCCCGAGCTACGGCCTCGCCGAGGAGAACCTGCCCACCGACAAGCGCCCGCCGTACCCGGACGGCGTCATCGCGATGGCCAACTCCGGCGCGCCGGGCAGCACCGGCAGCCAGTTCTTCATCGTGTACGGCGACTCCCAGCTCGACCCGAACTACACCGTGCTGGGCACGATCACCGGCGGCATGGACGTGGTGAAGCAGGTCGCGGCGGCCGGTGACGACGGCGCGTTCGCCCAGCAGGCCGGGGGCGGTCACCCGAAGAAGGAGATCGTCATCAACAAGCTGACGATGAGCGACATCCAGGGCGCCTGA
- a CDS encoding RelA/SpoT family protein: MSHDVAPPVEGTVHPTGDADGAATGPSGKPPVRVTGSGSGSDAHADGGVPSGGAVVVPLRADGAGEPSPGGGFALSNAPTGRRVRARLARFNAPWQTSQVSEVLEPLIALHRENHPKADARLLQRAFDTAARWHSGQYRKSGDPYITHPLAVATILATLGMDTTTLVAALLHDTIEDTEYTLDQMRADFGGEVALLVDGVTKLDKVKLGDAAKAETIRKMVVAMAKDPRVLVIKLADRLHNMRTLTFLPRPKQEQKAKETLEILAPLAHRLGMNTIKWELEDLAFGTLFPKRFEEINRLIGEHQPQREALLRQVTQKVGTDLKAAKIKAEVTGRPKHLYSIYQKMIVRGRDFNDIYDLVGVRILVDTVRDCYAALGVIHANWQPVPGRFKDYIAMPKFNMYQSLHTTVIGPTGKPVEMQIRTYAMHRTAEFGIAAHWKYKEQKGTQIVGPPAHIDEMTWLRQLLDWQREAADPSEFLDALRFDLSSQEVYVFTPKGDVIPLPTGSTPVDFAYAVHTEVGHKCIGARVNGKLVPLESTLSNGDVIEIFTSKSDTAGPTQDWLGFVKSPRARTKIRQYFNKERREEAIEAGKDSIVKAMRKQGMPLQRMLTPDALMAIARDLHLADVASLYAAVGDSQVSAQSVVQKLMATYGGEEGAAEDIAETAVATRPPRSRQSSSDPGVVVRGVSDVWIKLARCCTPVPPDAVFGFVTRSGGVSVHRDDCANAEDLRAQSERVVEVSWKLTSASTFLVAIQVEALDRHKLLADVTRVLSDERVNILSATVTTTRDRVAVSRFSFEMADPKHLGHLLAAVRKVDGVFDAYRVTSGA; this comes from the coding sequence GTGTCCCACGATGTCGCCCCTCCGGTGGAGGGCACGGTGCACCCGACAGGCGACGCGGACGGCGCGGCGACCGGGCCGAGCGGCAAACCGCCGGTCCGGGTGACCGGCTCCGGCAGCGGCTCCGACGCGCACGCGGACGGCGGCGTGCCGTCCGGCGGGGCGGTCGTGGTGCCGTTGCGGGCCGACGGCGCGGGGGAGCCGTCCCCCGGCGGCGGCTTCGCTCTCTCCAACGCCCCGACCGGCCGGCGGGTCCGGGCCCGGCTGGCCCGGTTCAACGCGCCGTGGCAGACCTCCCAGGTCAGCGAGGTGCTGGAGCCGCTGATCGCCCTGCACCGGGAGAATCACCCCAAGGCCGACGCCCGACTGCTGCAGCGGGCGTTCGACACCGCCGCCCGCTGGCACTCGGGTCAGTACCGCAAGTCCGGCGATCCGTACATCACCCACCCGCTCGCGGTGGCGACCATCCTGGCCACCCTGGGAATGGACACCACCACCCTGGTCGCGGCGCTGCTGCACGACACGATCGAGGACACGGAATACACCCTCGACCAGATGCGCGCCGACTTCGGGGGCGAGGTGGCCCTGCTGGTCGACGGCGTGACCAAGCTCGACAAGGTCAAGCTCGGTGACGCGGCCAAGGCGGAGACCATCCGCAAGATGGTGGTCGCCATGGCCAAGGACCCCCGGGTCCTGGTGATCAAGCTGGCCGACCGGCTGCACAACATGCGTACGCTCACCTTCCTGCCCCGCCCCAAGCAGGAGCAGAAGGCGAAGGAGACGCTGGAGATCCTCGCCCCGCTGGCGCACCGCCTGGGTATGAACACGATCAAGTGGGAGCTGGAGGACCTCGCCTTCGGCACCCTCTTCCCGAAGCGGTTCGAGGAGATCAACCGCCTGATCGGGGAGCACCAGCCGCAGCGGGAGGCGCTGCTGCGCCAGGTGACCCAGAAGGTGGGCACTGACCTGAAGGCCGCCAAGATCAAGGCGGAGGTCACCGGGCGGCCGAAGCACCTCTACTCGATCTACCAGAAGATGATCGTGCGGGGGCGCGACTTCAACGACATCTACGACCTGGTCGGGGTGCGGATCCTGGTCGACACGGTGCGCGACTGCTACGCGGCGCTGGGCGTCATCCACGCCAACTGGCAGCCGGTGCCGGGCCGGTTCAAGGACTACATCGCCATGCCCAAGTTCAACATGTACCAGTCGTTGCACACGACGGTCATCGGGCCCACCGGCAAGCCGGTGGAGATGCAGATCCGCACGTACGCCATGCACCGTACGGCCGAGTTCGGCATCGCCGCGCACTGGAAGTACAAGGAGCAGAAGGGCACCCAGATCGTCGGCCCGCCGGCGCACATCGACGAGATGACCTGGTTGCGCCAGCTGTTGGACTGGCAGCGGGAGGCGGCCGACCCGAGCGAGTTCCTCGACGCGCTGCGGTTCGACCTGTCCAGCCAGGAGGTGTACGTCTTCACCCCGAAGGGCGACGTCATCCCGCTGCCGACCGGCTCGACGCCGGTGGACTTCGCGTACGCGGTGCACACCGAGGTCGGGCACAAGTGCATCGGCGCCCGGGTCAACGGCAAGCTGGTGCCGCTGGAGTCGACGCTGTCCAACGGCGACGTGATCGAGATCTTCACCTCGAAGTCCGACACCGCCGGCCCGACCCAGGACTGGCTCGGGTTCGTCAAGAGCCCGCGCGCCCGCACCAAGATCCGCCAGTACTTCAACAAGGAGCGGCGCGAGGAGGCGATCGAGGCCGGCAAGGACTCGATCGTCAAGGCGATGCGCAAGCAGGGCATGCCCCTGCAGCGGATGCTCACCCCGGACGCGCTGATGGCGATCGCCCGGGATCTGCACCTGGCCGACGTCGCCTCGCTCTACGCGGCGGTCGGCGACAGCCAGGTCTCCGCGCAGTCGGTGGTGCAGAAGCTGATGGCCACGTACGGCGGCGAGGAGGGCGCGGCGGAGGACATCGCCGAGACCGCCGTCGCCACCCGGCCGCCGCGCAGCCGGCAGAGCAGTAGCGACCCGGGTGTGGTGGTCCGCGGCGTCAGCGACGTGTGGATCAAGCTGGCGCGCTGCTGCACCCCGGTGCCCCCGGACGCGGTGTTCGGTTTCGTCACCCGCTCCGGCGGGGTGAGCGTGCACCGGGACGACTGCGCCAACGCCGAGGACCTGCGTGCGCAGAGCGAGCGGGTGGTCGAGGTGAGCTGGAAGCTCACCTCCGCGTCGACCTTCCTGGTCGCCATCCAGGTGGAGGCCCTCGACCGGCACAAGCTCCTCGCCGACGTCACCCGGGTGCTCTCCGACGAGCGGGTCAACATCCTCTCCGCCACCGTCACCACCACCCGGGACCGGGTGGCGGTGAGCCGGTTCAGCTTCGAGATGGCCGATCCGAAGCACCTGGGGCACCTGCTGGCCGCCGTCCGCAAGGTCGACGGCGTCTTCGACGCGTACCGGGTCACCTCCGGGGCCTGA
- a CDS encoding adenine phosphoribosyltransferase, producing the protein MTETHTTGVRGDSGPEVAQLVASRVLDVPDFPQPGVMFKDLMPLFADGDVFRQVIDGIIAYHGRDSFDAVAGIEARGFVLAAAIAYASGVGVVPVRKAGKLPRATHAASYALEYGEATLEVHQDAFTAGRRVLVVDDVLATGGTAEATLDLVERAGGTVAGFTVLLELGFLKGRERLAPRPIHALLTV; encoded by the coding sequence GTGACGGAGACCCACACCACCGGGGTACGGGGAGACAGCGGCCCGGAGGTCGCCCAGCTGGTGGCCAGCCGGGTGCTGGACGTGCCGGACTTCCCCCAGCCCGGGGTCATGTTCAAGGACCTGATGCCGCTCTTCGCCGACGGTGACGTCTTCCGCCAGGTGATCGACGGGATCATCGCGTACCACGGGCGGGACTCGTTCGACGCGGTGGCTGGCATCGAGGCGCGCGGCTTCGTGCTCGCCGCGGCCATCGCGTACGCCAGCGGGGTCGGGGTGGTGCCGGTGCGCAAGGCCGGCAAGCTGCCCCGCGCCACGCACGCCGCCTCCTACGCCCTGGAGTACGGCGAGGCGACCCTGGAGGTGCACCAGGACGCCTTCACCGCCGGTCGCCGGGTCCTGGTGGTGGACGACGTGCTCGCCACCGGCGGCACCGCCGAGGCCACCCTCGACCTGGTCGAGCGGGCCGGCGGCACGGTCGCCGGCTTCACGGTCCTGCTGGAGCTGGGCTTCCTCAAGGGCCGGGAGCGGCTCGCCCCGCGTCCGATCCATGCCCTGCTGACCGTTTGA
- the secF gene encoding protein translocase subunit SecF, with translation MAKSGLASRLYRGEADLNIVGRRKLWFAVAGLLVLVAVLSFAIRGFSLGIEFAGGNSFQVPASVGTLDQAEAKVNEALADKGGEAHVVTAQKVGGTSGEYYEMRTPQLSAEQANAVKTEMAEKFGINADQISGSQVSEAWGSQVTERALLGLLIFIALVAVYLIIRFEWRMSVAAIASLLTNLLLTAGIYSLVGFEVTPSTIIGFLTILGFALYDVVVVFDKVQENTRGITANNNTTYGEAANLALNQSLMRSLNTSVVALLPVGGLLFIGAGLLGAGTLKDLGLVLFVGMAVAFLTSILLATPALVLLKNQDPRISAHNKRVLARRGAVARGEVTPKGTPRAVVAGDDAIDTEAALAGAAPKVGARPTGKRSSGARGGRPGGGGGNRPGGAKRR, from the coding sequence ATGGCTAAGAGTGGTCTGGCGTCCCGGCTCTACCGGGGCGAGGCCGATCTCAACATCGTCGGCCGGCGCAAGCTGTGGTTCGCCGTCGCCGGTCTGCTGGTGCTCGTCGCGGTGCTCAGCTTCGCCATCCGGGGCTTCAGCCTCGGCATCGAGTTCGCCGGCGGCAACTCGTTCCAGGTGCCGGCCAGCGTCGGCACCCTCGACCAGGCCGAGGCGAAGGTCAACGAGGCGCTGGCGGACAAGGGCGGCGAGGCCCACGTGGTCACCGCGCAGAAGGTCGGCGGCACCAGCGGCGAGTACTACGAGATGCGTACCCCGCAGCTCAGCGCCGAGCAGGCCAACGCGGTCAAGACCGAGATGGCCGAGAAGTTCGGGATCAACGCCGACCAGATCAGCGGCAGCCAGGTCTCCGAGGCGTGGGGCAGCCAGGTCACCGAGCGGGCCCTGCTCGGTCTGCTGATCTTCATCGCCCTGGTGGCGGTCTACCTGATCATCCGCTTCGAGTGGCGGATGTCGGTCGCCGCGATCGCCTCGCTGCTCACCAACCTGCTCCTCACCGCCGGCATCTACTCGCTGGTCGGCTTCGAGGTCACCCCGTCGACGATCATCGGTTTCCTCACCATCCTGGGCTTCGCGCTCTACGACGTGGTGGTGGTCTTCGACAAGGTGCAGGAGAACACCCGCGGCATCACCGCGAACAACAACACGACCTACGGCGAGGCCGCCAACCTGGCGCTCAACCAGAGCCTGATGCGGTCGCTGAACACCTCGGTGGTCGCCCTGCTTCCGGTCGGTGGTCTGCTCTTCATCGGTGCGGGCCTGCTCGGCGCCGGCACCCTGAAGGACCTGGGTCTGGTGCTCTTCGTCGGTATGGCGGTGGCGTTCCTGACCTCGATCCTGCTGGCCACCCCGGCGCTGGTGCTGCTGAAGAACCAGGACCCGCGGATCAGCGCGCACAACAAGCGGGTGCTGGCCCGCCGGGGTGCCGTCGCCCGGGGCGAGGTCACCCCGAAGGGCACGCCGCGGGCCGTGGTGGCCGGCGACGACGCCATCGACACGGAGGCAGCCCTCGCCGGCGCCGCCCCGAAGGTGGGCGCCCGGCCGACCGGCAAGCGTTCCTCGGGCGCCCGGGGCGGTCGCCCCGGCGGCGGCGGGGGCAACCGGCCGGGCGGGGCCAAGCGCCGCTGA